The Comamonas sp. GB3 AK4-5 genome includes a region encoding these proteins:
- a CDS encoding diguanylate cyclase domain-containing protein — MRLSQILRRTHTRIAVTAVAVASVLLLIAGLLAQRTITQNNLDLMARSLLYNVEAALIFGDQGDAAQSLKRMVQNEDVAEAMVWDAQGQVFAQWVAPEALPCRCGTQLARVLGVKVAQQDVLSHGHVVGRIGVVSSGRGLLGFLLWALLALGLCVAASMVVAHIVSRRMHRHIVQPLQELGRVARAVHCDRAMGLRVRSADIDELQELGEHFNALLDELEARQQHLQQENMALEHQASHDALTGVFNRAYFELRLMSALRHAGQTQGRLAVLFMDLNRFKEVNDTYGHGMGDVLLIAVAQRIQAQVRDADLVARLGGDEFVVLLLEPRSEAAVQHVLHKIATAVSKPLPCDGGLVLQPSISIGMAMYPEHGQSMEALMEAADTAMYAVKQKANPGGLRFQSMSMRGDRGCGADS, encoded by the coding sequence ATGCGCTTGAGCCAGATCCTGCGCCGTACGCATACGCGCATTGCCGTCACGGCCGTGGCCGTGGCCAGCGTGCTGCTGCTGATTGCCGGCTTGCTGGCACAGCGCACCATCACCCAGAACAATCTGGATTTGATGGCGCGTTCGCTGCTCTACAACGTGGAGGCCGCGCTGATCTTTGGCGACCAGGGCGATGCGGCGCAATCCCTGAAGCGCATGGTGCAAAACGAAGATGTAGCCGAAGCCATGGTGTGGGATGCCCAGGGCCAGGTATTTGCCCAGTGGGTGGCGCCGGAAGCCTTGCCCTGCCGCTGCGGCACGCAGCTGGCGCGGGTGCTGGGTGTGAAGGTGGCGCAGCAGGATGTGCTGAGCCATGGCCATGTGGTGGGCCGCATTGGCGTGGTGAGCAGCGGCCGTGGCCTGCTGGGATTTTTGCTGTGGGCCCTGCTGGCGCTGGGGCTGTGCGTGGCGGCCAGCATGGTGGTGGCGCACATCGTCTCGCGCCGCATGCACCGCCACATTGTCCAGCCGCTGCAGGAGCTGGGCCGTGTGGCCCGGGCCGTGCACTGCGACCGCGCCATGGGGCTGCGCGTGCGCAGCGCCGATATCGATGAGCTGCAGGAGCTGGGCGAGCACTTCAACGCCTTGCTCGATGAGCTGGAGGCGCGCCAGCAGCATTTGCAGCAGGAGAACATGGCGTTGGAGCACCAGGCCAGCCACGATGCGCTGACCGGCGTTTTCAACCGGGCGTATTTCGAACTGCGGCTGATGTCTGCCCTGCGCCATGCCGGGCAGACCCAGGGGCGGTTGGCCGTGCTGTTCATGGATCTGAACCGCTTCAAGGAAGTCAACGACACCTATGGCCATGGCATGGGCGATGTGCTGCTCATCGCCGTGGCCCAGCGCATTCAGGCCCAGGTGCGGGATGCCGATCTGGTGGCCCGCCTGGGTGGCGATGAATTCGTGGTGCTGCTGCTGGAGCCGCGCTCGGAAGCTGCGGTACAACATGTGCTGCACAAGATTGCGACGGCCGTGAGCAAGCCGCTGCCCTGCGATGGAGGCCTGGTGCTCCAGCCCTCCATCAGCATTGGCATGGCCATGTACCCGGAGCATGGCCAGAGCATGGAGGCTTTGATGGAAGCCGCCGACACGGCCATGTATGCGGTCAAGCAAAAGGCCAATCCGGGAGGCTTGCGATTTCAATCAATGTCAATGAGGGGGGATAGGGGATGTGGCGCAGATTCGTGA
- a CDS encoding YfiR family protein — MRLLAAGVLLALCSTGAGAQTPAAQGAPVASLTQTVWGILGYARWPGQPEALQLCLVGETPYAAALQAGTKLPDGRTVQVKRIALEGSAPLQGCHAVYAGRLHGGQWQQLMAAWPKSQPLLTLSEDAGACQLGGMFCLDVSKAPVSFELSLDSMARSGVRVNPRVLSLARHKEGG, encoded by the coding sequence ATGCGCTTGCTTGCCGCAGGCGTGCTGCTGGCACTGTGCAGCACAGGAGCTGGTGCCCAAACGCCTGCAGCGCAGGGGGCGCCGGTGGCATCGCTGACCCAGACGGTGTGGGGCATCTTGGGCTATGCACGCTGGCCCGGTCAGCCCGAAGCCTTGCAGCTGTGTCTGGTGGGGGAAACGCCTTATGCCGCAGCGCTGCAAGCTGGCACCAAGCTGCCCGATGGGCGAACGGTACAGGTGAAGCGCATTGCGCTGGAAGGCAGTGCGCCCTTGCAGGGCTGCCACGCCGTCTATGCGGGGCGGCTACACGGCGGCCAGTGGCAGCAGCTGATGGCGGCTTGGCCCAAATCTCAGCCCCTGCTGACCCTGAGTGAAGACGCTGGCGCCTGCCAGTTGGGAGGCATGTTCTGCCTGGATGTTTCCAAGGCCCCCGTGAGTTTTGAGCTCAGCCTGGACTCCATGGCGCGCAGCGGTGTCCGTGTGAACCCCCGGGTGTTGAGCCTGGCGCGCCACAAGGAGGGCGGCTGA
- a CDS encoding L-lactate dehydrogenase, whose protein sequence is MSADLSKITCIEDLRVIAERRVPRMFYDYADSGSYTQSTYRANEEQFQHIKLRQRVAVNMEGRSTRTTMVGHDVVMPVAIAPTGLTGMQHADGEILAAKAAKAFGIPFTLSTMSICSLEDIAEHTGRHPFWFQLYMMRDRGFMERLIDRAKAANCSALQLTLDLQILGQRHKDIKNGLSTPPKPTLANLINLATKPRWCLGMLGTKRRSFGNIVGHVTGVADMSSLSSWTADQFDPSLSWADVEWVKQRWGGKLILKGIMDEADARLAVDSGADALVVSNHGGRQLDGAPSSIEALPSIAEAVGKNIEVWMDGGIRSGQDVLKARALGAHGTLIGRSFLYGLGAFGQAGVTRALQIIQKELDTTMAFCGHTQIDQVGKEILLPGTYPKPFANTP, encoded by the coding sequence GTGTCCGCTGACCTTTCCAAAATTACCTGCATTGAAGACCTGCGCGTGATCGCCGAACGCCGCGTGCCGCGCATGTTCTATGACTACGCCGATTCCGGCTCCTACACCCAGAGCACCTACCGTGCCAACGAGGAGCAGTTCCAGCACATCAAGCTGCGTCAGCGCGTGGCGGTGAACATGGAAGGGCGCAGCACGCGCACCACCATGGTCGGCCATGATGTGGTCATGCCGGTGGCGATTGCCCCCACCGGCCTGACCGGCATGCAGCATGCGGATGGCGAAATCCTGGCGGCCAAGGCGGCCAAGGCATTCGGCATTCCGTTCACGCTGTCGACCATGAGCATTTGCTCGTTGGAAGACATTGCCGAGCACACCGGCCGCCACCCCTTCTGGTTCCAGCTCTACATGATGCGCGACCGTGGATTCATGGAGCGCCTGATCGACCGCGCCAAGGCCGCCAACTGCTCGGCCCTGCAGCTGACGCTGGATCTGCAAATCCTGGGTCAGCGCCACAAGGACATCAAGAACGGCCTGTCCACCCCGCCCAAGCCCACGCTGGCCAACCTCATCAACCTGGCCACCAAGCCACGCTGGTGCCTGGGCATGCTGGGAACCAAGCGCCGCAGCTTTGGCAACATCGTCGGCCATGTGACCGGCGTGGCCGATATGAGCTCGCTGTCCTCGTGGACGGCGGACCAGTTCGACCCTTCCTTGAGCTGGGCCGATGTGGAATGGGTCAAGCAGCGCTGGGGCGGCAAGCTGATCCTCAAAGGCATCATGGATGAGGCCGATGCACGTCTGGCCGTGGACAGCGGCGCCGATGCCCTGGTGGTCAGCAACCACGGCGGTCGCCAGCTCGATGGTGCGCCTTCGTCCATCGAAGCCCTGCCCAGCATTGCCGAGGCCGTGGGCAAGAACATCGAGGTGTGGATGGATGGCGGCATACGCAGCGGCCAGGATGTGCTCAAGGCCCGTGCGTTGGGTGCGCATGGCACGTTGATCGGTCGCAGCTTCCTGTACGGTCTGGGTGCTTTCGGCCAGGCGGGCGTGACACGCGCGCTGCAAATCATCCAGAAGGAACTGGACACCACCATGGCTTTTTGCGGCCACACCCAGATTGACCAGGTGGGCAAGGAGATCTTGCTGCCGGGGACCTACCCAAAACCTTTTGCAAACACCCCCTGA
- the tenA gene encoding thiaminase II, translated as MSTPCFTDAAWQRNLPLFNATLALPFNRELAAGTLSRERFQHYMIQDAHYLVAFGRSLAVAAAKAHDAEGVVQFAKAAEEAVVVERALHDGFMREYAVSAEQFEATPLSPVCHHYVHYLQSMGWSRSYPVALAALLPCFWIYAEVGRAILAEAQPNNPYQSWVDTYAGEEFHALVARVRTTIDALAAQADARTLEEMHQAYTDAARLEWMFWDSAYRLGQWPC; from the coding sequence ATGAGCACGCCTTGCTTTACCGATGCTGCCTGGCAGCGCAACCTGCCCCTGTTCAATGCCACGCTGGCCCTGCCCTTCAACCGCGAACTGGCCGCCGGCACACTGTCGCGCGAGCGCTTTCAGCACTACATGATCCAGGACGCGCATTACCTGGTGGCCTTTGGCCGCAGCTTGGCCGTGGCCGCCGCCAAGGCCCATGACGCCGAGGGCGTGGTGCAGTTTGCCAAGGCTGCCGAAGAGGCCGTGGTGGTGGAGCGCGCCCTGCACGACGGATTCATGCGCGAATACGCGGTGAGCGCGGAGCAGTTTGAAGCCACACCGCTGTCCCCCGTCTGCCACCACTATGTGCACTATCTGCAGTCCATGGGCTGGAGCCGCAGCTACCCCGTGGCCCTGGCCGCGCTGCTGCCCTGCTTCTGGATCTACGCCGAAGTGGGCCGCGCCATCCTGGCCGAGGCACAGCCGAACAACCCTTACCAAAGCTGGGTGGACACCTATGCCGGCGAGGAATTCCACGCCCTGGTCGCCCGGGTGCGCACCACCATCGATGCGCTGGCGGCCCAGGCCGATGCGCGCACCTTGGAAGAGATGCACCAGGCGTATACCGATGCCGCACGACTCGAATGGATGTTCTGGGACAGTGCCTACCGACTCGGCCAATGGCCTTGCTAA
- a CDS encoding OmpA family protein, protein MWRRFVKYVAVGGLALVLAACQSPPVKPEPGMTAEQLQVLQSYGFEDMEGDWALQMPSKLLFAVDTDQLEPRQADYVDQLAKALQKVGLYTVRVEGHTDDTGTVAYNQKLSERRAKRVAEELVKAGMNASQVSTRGWGNTKPLPMASGQNARKENRRVAIIIPAVGG, encoded by the coding sequence ATGTGGCGCAGATTCGTGAAGTATGTGGCGGTGGGTGGCTTGGCTCTGGTTCTGGCGGCCTGCCAGAGCCCACCGGTGAAGCCGGAGCCGGGTATGACGGCCGAGCAGCTGCAGGTGCTGCAGAGCTATGGTTTTGAGGACATGGAGGGCGACTGGGCGCTGCAAATGCCTTCCAAGCTGCTGTTTGCCGTGGACACCGACCAGCTCGAGCCCCGACAGGCCGATTACGTGGACCAGCTGGCCAAGGCCTTGCAGAAGGTGGGCCTCTATACCGTGCGCGTGGAAGGGCATACGGACGATACGGGCACGGTGGCGTACAACCAGAAGCTGTCGGAGCGGCGTGCCAAGCGGGTGGCCGAAGAGCTGGTCAAGGCGGGCATGAACGCCAGCCAGGTCAGCACCCGTGGCTGGGGCAATACCAAGCCCCTGCCCATGGCATCGGGCCAGAATGCCCGCAAGGAGAACCGGCGCGTGGCCATCATCATTCCTGCCGTGGGTGGTTGA
- a CDS encoding EamA family transporter → MSDSLQHLAWLWVPITLFAALAQTVRNTAQRSLTQELGTLSATLVRFLYGLPFAALWLALLYGLPAQMPAVPTFSNSYLGWIALGALFQVGATVALLMAMKERNFAVAVTLSKTEVLQVALFATVFLHELPTPLALLAMVVATVGVLMLSLPPRGQLMSLQAWMSKSALYGLICGACFAIATVGFRGGALALGAESPWLSGAWGVLIAQTLQTLGLGLWVQLRTPQGLMPLFRAWRISLVAGSMGAAASLAWFTAYAMQGAGPVRTLGMVEVVFSYLVSRRLLSESLSRPEKWGMGLMLLGLVLICLQAV, encoded by the coding sequence ATGTCTGATTCCCTGCAACACCTTGCCTGGCTCTGGGTGCCCATCACCTTGTTCGCCGCCCTGGCCCAGACCGTGCGCAACACGGCCCAGCGCAGCCTGACCCAGGAGCTGGGCACGCTGTCGGCCACGCTGGTGCGTTTTCTCTATGGCCTGCCGTTTGCCGCGCTGTGGCTGGCCCTGTTGTACGGGCTGCCGGCGCAGATGCCTGCCGTTCCCACATTCAGCAACAGCTATCTGGGCTGGATTGCGTTGGGGGCCTTGTTCCAGGTAGGGGCCACGGTGGCTTTGTTGATGGCCATGAAGGAGCGCAACTTCGCCGTGGCCGTGACCCTGTCCAAGACCGAGGTGCTGCAGGTGGCGCTGTTTGCCACGGTGTTTCTGCATGAACTGCCCACGCCGCTGGCCTTGCTGGCCATGGTGGTGGCCACGGTGGGTGTGCTGATGCTGTCGCTGCCGCCGCGCGGCCAACTGATGTCTTTGCAAGCCTGGATGAGCAAGAGCGCGCTGTATGGATTGATTTGCGGCGCCTGTTTTGCCATTGCCACCGTGGGCTTTCGCGGCGGCGCGCTGGCGCTGGGGGCGGAGTCGCCCTGGCTGTCCGGTGCCTGGGGCGTGTTGATTGCCCAAACCCTGCAAACCCTGGGCTTGGGGCTGTGGGTTCAGCTGCGCACGCCGCAGGGGCTGATGCCGCTGTTCAGGGCCTGGCGCATCTCGCTGGTGGCGGGCAGCATGGGCGCGGCGGCCTCGCTGGCCTGGTTCACGGCCTATGCCATGCAGGGTGCCGGGCCGGTGCGCACGTTGGGTATGGTGGAGGTGGTGTTCAGCTATCTGGTCTCGCGCCGGCTGCTGAGCGAGTCGCTGAGCCGCCCTGAGAAATGGGGCATGGGGTTGATGCTGCTGGGCCTGGTGCTGATCTGTCTGCAGGCCGTGTAG
- the pbpC gene encoding penicillin-binding protein 1C: MRWALRLCLAVGLLPAAWALPSYQEVRSDFRPSETWLLSREGEPLQRLRTDATVRRGSWTPLTDISPALRMALVLSEDQRFYAHSGVDWAAVTAAAWGNLWNTRTRGASTITMQLAGLLDEDWRQGGSGRSVTQKLGQAVAAQRLERSWRKDQILEAYLNLVPFRGEIVGIDALARSLFGKAPHGLDLQEAAIAAALVRAPNASAQRVAQRACGVWRDMLRAQAAKNSKNESAEPNCEGLEWQLGQLLQQRRWPASEGDAPHFARQWLQRVPDPSKPAELRTSLRADVQRLALRSLQQHLRELSGRNVEDGAVVVLDNASGEVLAWVGSSGSLSQAAEVDGVLARRQPGSTLKPFLYAQAIAEKRLTAASLIEDSSAQIRTANGLYIPQNYDRSFKGWVSARTALGASLNVPAVRTLVMVTPDAFFEQLQALGLRLPESGGYYGYSLALGSSEVTLLDLTNAYRALANQGRWQPVRWGSTPQPAAQQAVDAGAAFIVGDMLADRNARAMTFGLDSMLATRFWTAVKTGTSKDMRDNWVVGWSARYTVGVWVGNASGAAMHSVSGASGAAPVWAEVMGHLHANQASRAPQAPAGLVQQAVRYGSDPHTGMPLESARQEWFLPGTAQAEFRMERSSPGSATVGAGRILQPVSGSVLALDPDIPPNRQRVQLRARASTERESSQWRWRVAGDTVPAARRELGRGPEAQWLPWPGRHRIELLGADGKVLDSVQLEVRGAGVR, encoded by the coding sequence CTGCGTTGGGCGCTGCGCCTGTGCCTGGCCGTTGGCCTGCTGCCTGCCGCCTGGGCCTTGCCCAGCTACCAGGAGGTGCGCAGCGACTTTCGCCCCTCGGAAACCTGGCTGCTCTCGCGCGAGGGTGAGCCCCTGCAGCGTTTGCGCACCGACGCCACGGTGCGCCGCGGAAGTTGGACGCCGCTGACCGACATCTCGCCCGCGCTGCGCATGGCCCTGGTGCTGAGCGAAGACCAGCGTTTTTATGCCCACAGCGGCGTGGACTGGGCGGCCGTCACGGCCGCGGCCTGGGGCAATCTGTGGAACACCCGCACGCGCGGCGCCAGCACCATCACCATGCAGCTGGCGGGTTTGCTGGACGAGGACTGGCGCCAGGGCGGCAGCGGCCGCAGCGTGACGCAGAAGCTGGGCCAGGCCGTGGCGGCGCAGCGGCTGGAGCGCAGCTGGCGCAAGGACCAGATTCTGGAGGCCTATCTGAACCTGGTGCCGTTTCGCGGCGAGATTGTGGGCATAGACGCGTTGGCACGCAGCCTGTTTGGCAAGGCACCGCATGGGCTGGACCTGCAAGAGGCCGCCATTGCCGCAGCCCTGGTGCGTGCGCCCAATGCCAGTGCCCAGCGCGTGGCCCAGCGCGCCTGCGGCGTATGGCGCGACATGCTGCGCGCCCAGGCTGCAAAAAACAGCAAAAATGAGAGCGCAGAGCCAAACTGCGAGGGGCTGGAGTGGCAACTGGGGCAATTGCTGCAGCAGCGTCGCTGGCCGGCCAGCGAGGGCGATGCCCCGCACTTTGCCCGCCAGTGGTTGCAGCGCGTGCCCGACCCAAGCAAGCCCGCCGAGCTGCGCACCAGCTTGCGTGCCGATGTGCAGCGTCTGGCCTTGCGCAGCTTGCAGCAGCATCTGCGCGAGCTGTCGGGGCGCAATGTAGAAGACGGGGCCGTGGTGGTACTGGACAACGCCAGTGGTGAGGTGCTGGCCTGGGTGGGCTCGTCGGGCAGCCTGAGCCAGGCGGCCGAGGTCGATGGTGTGCTGGCGCGGCGCCAGCCCGGCTCCACGCTCAAGCCTTTTCTCTATGCCCAGGCGATTGCCGAAAAGCGGCTGACGGCAGCTTCGTTGATCGAAGATTCATCGGCCCAGATTCGCACGGCCAACGGCCTTTACATCCCGCAAAACTACGACCGCAGCTTCAAGGGCTGGGTCTCGGCACGCACGGCGCTGGGGGCCTCGCTGAATGTGCCTGCGGTGCGCACCCTGGTCATGGTCACGCCCGATGCATTCTTTGAGCAACTGCAGGCCCTGGGCCTGCGCCTGCCCGAAAGCGGTGGTTACTATGGCTACAGCCTGGCCCTGGGCAGCAGCGAAGTCACGCTGCTGGATTTGACCAATGCCTATCGCGCACTGGCCAACCAGGGACGCTGGCAGCCCGTGCGCTGGGGCAGTACCCCCCAGCCCGCCGCGCAGCAGGCCGTGGATGCTGGTGCGGCCTTTATCGTGGGCGATATGCTGGCCGACCGCAATGCGCGTGCCATGACGTTTGGCCTGGACAGCATGCTGGCCACGCGCTTTTGGACGGCCGTGAAAACCGGCACCAGCAAGGACATGCGCGACAACTGGGTGGTGGGCTGGTCGGCGCGCTACACCGTGGGGGTGTGGGTGGGTAATGCCAGCGGCGCGGCCATGCACAGCGTCAGCGGCGCCAGTGGCGCAGCGCCGGTATGGGCCGAAGTCATGGGGCATTTGCATGCCAACCAGGCCAGCCGTGCACCGCAGGCACCGGCCGGCCTGGTGCAACAGGCCGTGCGCTATGGCAGTGATCCGCACACCGGCATGCCGCTGGAGAGCGCGCGCCAGGAATGGTTTCTGCCCGGCACGGCACAGGCCGAGTTCCGCATGGAACGCAGCAGCCCAGGCAGTGCCACCGTGGGCGCGGGGCGCATTCTCCAGCCCGTGAGTGGCAGTGTGTTGGCTCTGGACCCCGATATTCCGCCCAACCGCCAGCGGGTGCAGTTGCGTGCCCGCGCCAGTACGGAGCGTGAATCCAGCCAGTGGCGCTGGCGTGTGGCCGGAGACACCGTGCCCGCCGCGCGCCGTGAGCTGGGCCGGGGCCCCGAGGCCCAGTGGCTGCCCTGGCCCGGGCGCCACCGCATCGAGTTGCTGGGGGCCGATGGCAAGGTGCTGGATAGCGTGCAGCTGGAGGTGCGCGGCGCAGGTGTGCGCTAG
- a CDS encoding endonuclease/exonuclease/phosphatase family protein has translation MQLLSWNVQWCCGLDAVVSPERIAAHALAMGAEAGGLDVLCLQEVAVGHGGLQGGPGDQVAQLRALLPGWQVFFAATTEGFDAQGRHRAFGNLVATRLPVAEVAQHRLPWRAEAGVVSMPRGCLVVTVCDSALGLVRVMTTHLEYHSARQRQEQVRALRALHAEALAQCAAQPGAAAVATPYATPVHTEHAVLCGDFNLEPHEAEYAQLVAPAGPGEAVFHDCWPLRHPGKKQPDTFRLFDRTWGPEPGACDFVLVSDSLQGQVRSWHTDSATQLSDHQPVCVTLG, from the coding sequence ATGCAATTGCTGAGCTGGAATGTGCAATGGTGCTGCGGGCTGGATGCGGTGGTCAGCCCCGAGCGCATAGCGGCCCATGCGCTGGCCATGGGCGCCGAGGCCGGTGGCTTGGATGTGCTGTGCTTGCAGGAAGTCGCCGTGGGCCATGGCGGTCTGCAAGGCGGGCCGGGCGACCAGGTGGCGCAGCTGCGTGCGCTGCTGCCGGGCTGGCAGGTGTTTTTCGCGGCTACCACCGAAGGCTTTGATGCCCAGGGCCGCCACCGCGCCTTTGGCAATCTGGTGGCCACGCGTTTGCCGGTGGCCGAAGTGGCCCAGCACCGCCTGCCCTGGCGGGCCGAGGCCGGCGTGGTCAGCATGCCGCGCGGCTGCCTGGTGGTGACGGTGTGTGACTCCGCATTGGGCCTGGTGCGGGTGATGACCACGCATCTGGAATACCACAGTGCCAGGCAGCGCCAGGAGCAGGTGCGTGCCTTGCGTGCCCTGCATGCCGAGGCGCTGGCGCAGTGTGCAGCCCAACCCGGTGCAGCCGCTGTGGCCACACCCTATGCCACGCCGGTGCATACCGAGCATGCCGTGCTCTGCGGCGACTTCAACCTGGAGCCGCATGAGGCTGAATACGCTCAACTGGTGGCACCAGCCGGGCCGGGCGAAGCCGTATTCCACGACTGTTGGCCATTGCGGCACCCTGGCAAAAAACAGCCGGACACCTTTCGCCTGTTCGACCGTACCTGGGGCCCCGAGCCCGGTGCCTGCGATTTCGTCTTGGTCAGCGACAGCCTGCAGGGTCAGGTGCGCAGCTGGCACACGGACAGTGCCACCCAGCTGTCCGACCACCAGCCCGTGTGCGTGACCCTGGGCTAG